Proteins encoded by one window of Yersinia massiliensis:
- the ttdA gene encoding L(+)-tartrate dehydratase subunit alpha has translation MSIIEQSDSVTKLTDIIANFTAMISTRMPDDVVDKLKQLRELENEGMAKIIYHTMFDNMEKAIALNRPACQDTGEIMFYVKVGAKFPLLGELQSILKSAVQQATVKAPLRHNAVEIFDEVNTGNNTGSGVPWVTWDIIPDNTSAEIEVYMAGGGCTLPGRSKVLMPSEGYEGVVKFVFENISTLAVNACPPVLVGVGIATSVETAAVLSRKAVLRPIGSHHPNPIAADLERRLEEGLNKLGIGPQGLTGKASVMGVHIESAARHPSTIGVAVSTGCWAHRRGTLLVHQDLTFESISHTRGDQL, from the coding sequence ATGAGCATAATTGAGCAAAGTGATTCAGTGACTAAACTAACGGATATCATCGCGAATTTTACCGCAATGATATCCACTCGCATGCCCGACGATGTCGTCGACAAATTAAAGCAACTTCGTGAGTTAGAAAATGAAGGTATGGCCAAGATTATTTACCATACCATGTTCGATAATATGGAAAAGGCCATAGCGCTTAATCGCCCTGCTTGTCAGGATACGGGCGAAATAATGTTTTATGTCAAAGTGGGGGCTAAATTCCCATTATTAGGTGAATTACAAAGCATTCTAAAATCAGCCGTTCAACAAGCCACCGTCAAAGCGCCCTTACGGCATAATGCAGTCGAAATATTTGATGAGGTCAATACGGGCAATAATACCGGCAGCGGTGTGCCTTGGGTAACTTGGGATATCATCCCCGATAATACGAGCGCAGAAATTGAAGTCTATATGGCCGGCGGCGGCTGTACGCTCCCCGGCCGTTCAAAAGTACTGATGCCCTCCGAGGGCTATGAAGGCGTGGTGAAATTCGTGTTTGAGAATATCTCCACGCTGGCGGTAAATGCCTGCCCGCCCGTTTTGGTGGGTGTCGGTATCGCGACCTCGGTAGAAACCGCCGCCGTCTTATCACGTAAAGCCGTGTTACGCCCGATAGGCAGCCATCACCCCAACCCGATTGCCGCCGATTTAGAACGCCGCCTTGAAGAGGGGCTCAATAAGCTCGGTATTGGCCCACAAGGGCTGACAGGCAAGGCATCAGTGATGGGCGTGCATATTGAATCTGCGGCGCGTCATCCGTCTACCATCGGTGTTGCGGTCTCGACCGGTTGTTGGGCACATCGGCGTGGCACCCTGCTGGTTCATCAGGATCTCACTTTCGAAAGTATCTCTCATACCAGAGGGGACCAATTATGA
- the hybE gene encoding hydrogenase-2 assembly chaperone, translating into MSDATCDSSQGLGVQGAEEKGVEGHQHNPAALLERVFAQIADDEMCGLPFYRDHIPLRACGFQLFEQQWVGVILTPWMMSLVVLAGPDQRWQRRVIGERLMLSLPCGSIGFTVSEVAGCGQYLSRSLMSPLDTTLSAERAVQLAEQSARMALSLPVVDADGPANPRRRALFSKIATEPKNPLAQ; encoded by the coding sequence GTCTGACGCAACTTGTGATAGCTCACAAGGTCTCGGTGTACAAGGGGCTGAAGAAAAAGGTGTTGAGGGGCATCAGCATAATCCAGCGGCATTACTGGAACGTGTTTTTGCTCAGATAGCCGACGATGAAATGTGCGGTTTGCCGTTTTATCGTGACCACATTCCCTTGCGGGCCTGCGGTTTTCAGTTGTTTGAACAGCAATGGGTCGGTGTGATCCTGACGCCGTGGATGATGAGTCTCGTGGTGCTCGCGGGGCCAGATCAACGCTGGCAGCGGCGAGTGATTGGCGAGCGACTGATGCTTTCACTGCCTTGTGGCAGCATTGGTTTTACCGTCAGTGAAGTGGCGGGGTGCGGCCAATATCTGAGCCGCTCGCTGATGTCGCCGCTTGATACGACACTCAGCGCGGAGCGGGCGGTGCAATTAGCCGAGCAAAGTGCGCGTATGGCGCTCTCACTGCCGGTTGTGGATGCCGACGGCCCTGCTAATCCGCGGCGACGAGCGCTGTTTAGCAAAATAGCCACTGAGCCGAAAAATCCGTTAGCTCAATAA
- the hypF gene encoding carbamoyltransferase HypF, with protein MDENGLCLRIKGKVQGVGFRPYIWQLAHRFALQGDVSNDSAGVTVHLWQTPAVADFLRALAQDCPPLAHIDSITSTPYHWAQPPQDFVIHHSGAGQMDTQIVPDAATCDACLREMNDPTDRRYRYPFINCTHCGPRFTIIHRMPYDRPDTAMGEFPLCAACQAEYDHPADRRFHAQPNACAQCGPRLWLTGDDGQAVTRDFNAIEQAAQALLAGDIVAIKGLGGFHLAVDATNATAVARLRQRKQRPSKPLAVMLPSTDWLAQCVQSRDEAGVLRLLRSPAAPIVLVTKQPDSPLCEGIAPNLPEIGVMLPANPLQHLLLQQVGRPLVMTSGNGSGKPPALSNEQALSALRDIADHWLLHNRQIVQRADDSLVRFTRQGAEMLRRARGYVPDAFTLPPGFDQQPAILALGADMKNTFCLLRGQTAILSQHLGDLADSDIAQQQQQLLALFGQIYHFTPQVVVVDAHPAYVSHQVGTQWAAQRDIPCVAVLHHHAHLVACLAEHGWPRDGGAVIGLALDGLGYGAEGQLWGGECLRVDYSSCEYVGGLPAVALPGGDLASRQPWRNLLAQWQRFVPHWQQLPEAAAIPQPQGAVLARAIERGINAPLASSAGRLFDAVAAALNIVPSSMSWEGEAACLLEALARQSQQTALPVTMPLHEIQQGLATVWQLDLATFWQQWLAYDASPADRAYAFHVALAQGFAALARQAAQRFGINTMAFSGGVLHNQLLRELLGAQLSDYQLLMPQRLPAGDGGLALGQALIAAAREVVESS; from the coding sequence GTGGATGAGAACGGTCTTTGCCTACGAATAAAAGGTAAGGTGCAAGGGGTCGGGTTTCGGCCCTACATTTGGCAGCTTGCTCATCGTTTCGCGCTACAAGGTGATGTCAGTAACGACAGCGCAGGGGTGACGGTGCATTTGTGGCAAACCCCCGCAGTGGCTGATTTTTTGCGTGCGCTGGCGCAAGATTGCCCGCCGTTAGCGCACATCGACAGTATCACCTCCACCCCGTATCACTGGGCGCAACCGCCGCAGGATTTTGTGATTCATCACAGTGGCGCGGGGCAGATGGACACCCAGATAGTGCCGGATGCGGCGACCTGTGATGCCTGTCTGCGTGAAATGAACGATCCCACTGACCGCCGCTATCGTTACCCTTTTATTAACTGCACTCACTGTGGCCCACGCTTCACCATTATCCACCGTATGCCCTACGACCGGCCTGATACCGCGATGGGGGAGTTCCCGCTATGCGCCGCGTGTCAGGCGGAATATGACCATCCAGCCGATCGTCGCTTTCATGCTCAACCCAATGCCTGTGCACAGTGCGGCCCACGGTTATGGCTGACGGGGGACGATGGGCAAGCCGTGACACGCGACTTCAATGCGATAGAGCAGGCGGCGCAAGCGCTGCTGGCAGGCGACATTGTGGCTATCAAAGGGTTGGGCGGCTTTCATCTGGCGGTTGATGCCACCAATGCCACGGCGGTGGCCCGACTAAGGCAGCGTAAACAGCGGCCTTCCAAGCCGTTGGCGGTGATGTTACCTAGCACCGATTGGCTGGCGCAATGCGTGCAAAGCCGTGATGAAGCAGGTGTACTCCGCTTGCTACGCAGTCCTGCGGCCCCAATAGTGCTAGTCACGAAACAACCCGATAGCCCGCTCTGTGAGGGCATCGCCCCGAACTTGCCTGAAATTGGCGTTATGCTCCCCGCTAATCCACTGCAACATTTACTGCTGCAACAGGTGGGCCGCCCGTTGGTGATGACCTCGGGTAACGGTAGCGGCAAGCCTCCTGCACTCAGTAATGAGCAAGCCTTGAGCGCGTTGCGTGATATCGCGGATCATTGGCTGTTACATAACCGGCAAATTGTCCAGCGGGCCGATGATTCACTGGTGCGATTCACCCGCCAAGGCGCTGAAATGCTGCGTCGTGCTCGGGGTTACGTGCCGGATGCCTTTACGTTACCGCCGGGATTTGACCAGCAACCTGCCATTCTGGCGCTGGGCGCGGACATGAAAAACACCTTCTGTCTGCTGCGAGGCCAAACGGCAATATTGAGTCAACATTTGGGGGATTTAGCGGATAGCGATATCGCGCAACAGCAGCAACAGCTTTTGGCGCTATTTGGTCAGATTTACCATTTTACGCCGCAGGTAGTGGTGGTAGATGCTCATCCCGCTTATGTCAGTCATCAGGTGGGTACACAGTGGGCGGCGCAGCGAGATATTCCCTGCGTCGCCGTGCTACATCATCATGCGCATTTGGTCGCCTGTCTGGCGGAACACGGTTGGCCACGGGATGGTGGTGCGGTCATTGGATTGGCGCTGGATGGGCTAGGCTACGGCGCAGAGGGGCAACTGTGGGGCGGTGAGTGTTTGCGGGTGGATTATTCAAGCTGCGAATACGTGGGCGGTTTGCCGGCGGTCGCATTGCCCGGTGGAGATCTGGCGTCTCGCCAGCCGTGGCGTAACTTGCTGGCACAGTGGCAACGTTTTGTTCCCCACTGGCAGCAGTTGCCCGAAGCGGCGGCCATCCCCCAGCCGCAAGGGGCGGTATTGGCGCGCGCTATTGAGCGGGGAATTAATGCCCCGTTAGCATCCTCGGCAGGGCGGTTATTTGATGCGGTGGCTGCGGCGCTCAATATTGTGCCCTCGTCGATGAGTTGGGAGGGGGAAGCTGCTTGCTTGCTGGAAGCCTTGGCAAGACAGAGTCAGCAAACCGCACTGCCAGTGACGATGCCACTGCATGAAATTCAGCAGGGGTTAGCGACAGTTTGGCAGTTGGATTTAGCCACGTTTTGGCAACAATGGTTAGCCTATGATGCCTCTCCAGCGGATCGTGCCTACGCCTTCCACGTCGCACTGGCGCAAGGTTTTGCCGCTTTGGCGCGTCAGGCTGCGCAACGATTTGGCATTAATACGATGGCCTTCTCGGGGGGCGTACTGCACAACCAATTACTGCGGGAGTTACTTGGCGCGCAGTTAAGCGATTATCAGTTATTGATGCCGCAACGGTTGCCTGCCGGTGATGGTGGATTAGCCTTGGGGCAGGCATTGATTGCCGCGGCTCGGGAGGTTGTCGAGTCATCATAA
- the hypD gene encoding hydrogenase formation protein HypD has product MRYVDEFRDPVLVNALLARIEHLMPQLPDRQGMPLQIMEVCGGHTHAIFKFGLDQLLPDGLEFVHGPGCPVCVLPMGRIDSCLEIAAHPEVIFCTYGDAMRVPGRNGSMLDAKRRGADIRVVYSPLDALTLAQQNPEREVVFFGLGFETTMPASALTLQQAKRLGLTNFSLFCQHITIIPTLRSLLQQPDVCIDGFLAPGHVSMVIGTTPYAFICEQFDKPLVVTGFEPLDILQGLVMLLEQKVSGRCEVENQYRRIVPDSGNLLAQQALAEVFTAKASSEWRGLGEIADSGVGLSPAYHAFDAELRFRPQQQRVADDPRSRCGDVLTGRCKPDQCPLFGRDCTPENAFGALMVSSEGACSAYYQYR; this is encoded by the coding sequence ATGCGCTACGTTGATGAGTTCCGTGATCCGGTGCTGGTGAACGCCTTACTGGCGCGCATTGAACACTTGATGCCGCAACTGCCGGATCGACAGGGAATGCCGTTGCAGATCATGGAAGTGTGTGGTGGTCATACTCATGCGATCTTTAAGTTTGGCCTGGATCAACTGCTGCCCGATGGGCTGGAATTTGTCCATGGGCCGGGCTGCCCTGTTTGTGTGCTACCGATGGGGCGAATCGACAGTTGCCTTGAAATCGCCGCTCACCCTGAAGTGATTTTCTGCACCTACGGTGACGCGATGCGTGTCCCAGGGCGCAATGGCTCGATGCTGGATGCCAAACGGCGCGGCGCAGATATTCGCGTGGTGTACTCACCACTGGATGCCTTAACGCTCGCGCAGCAAAACCCTGAGCGAGAAGTGGTGTTTTTCGGCCTTGGCTTTGAAACCACCATGCCTGCCAGCGCCCTCACGCTGCAACAAGCCAAACGGCTCGGGCTGACTAATTTCAGCCTGTTCTGCCAGCACATTACTATTATTCCCACCCTGCGCAGCCTGCTACAGCAACCGGATGTGTGCATCGACGGTTTTCTGGCACCGGGCCATGTCAGCATGGTGATCGGCACCACGCCTTACGCTTTTATTTGCGAGCAATTTGATAAACCGCTGGTGGTGACGGGCTTCGAGCCGCTGGATATCTTGCAAGGGCTGGTGATGCTACTGGAGCAAAAGGTCAGTGGGCGCTGTGAGGTTGAAAACCAGTATCGGCGCATCGTACCCGACAGCGGCAACCTGCTGGCGCAGCAAGCACTGGCCGAGGTATTTACCGCCAAAGCCAGCAGTGAATGGCGCGGATTGGGCGAAATAGCCGATTCCGGTGTGGGACTGAGCCCCGCTTATCACGCTTTCGACGCAGAATTACGCTTCAGGCCGCAACAACAGCGAGTCGCCGATGATCCACGCTCTCGATGCGGTGATGTGCTAACAGGGCGCTGCAAGCCCGACCAATGCCCGTTATTTGGCCGCGACTGTACGCCAGAGAATGCCTTTGGGGCGTTGATGGTGTCCTCGGAAGGGGCGTGCTCTGCTTACTATCAATATCGATAG
- the ttdB gene encoding L(+)-tartrate dehydratase subunit beta: MKKVLTTPIKDEDLVDIKAGDVIYLNGTLVTCRDVCHRRLIELKREIPFDLRGKAIFHAGPIVKKNGDKWEMISIGPTTSMRMESFEKEFIEQTGVKLIVGKGGMGPNTEEGCKTHKALHTIFPAGCAVLAATQVEEIEEVHWTELGMPESLWVCRVKNFGPLIVSIDTHGNNLIETNKKMFAEKRDAIVDEICEHVHYIK; this comes from the coding sequence ATGAAAAAAGTATTAACGACCCCGATTAAAGATGAAGATTTGGTGGATATCAAAGCTGGCGATGTTATTTATCTTAATGGCACCTTAGTGACCTGCCGCGATGTTTGTCACCGTCGCTTGATTGAATTAAAACGTGAGATCCCGTTCGATTTAAGAGGCAAAGCTATTTTCCATGCGGGGCCAATTGTCAAAAAGAATGGTGATAAATGGGAAATGATCTCCATTGGCCCAACCACCAGCATGCGCATGGAAAGTTTTGAAAAAGAATTTATTGAGCAAACTGGGGTTAAATTAATTGTGGGCAAAGGCGGCATGGGGCCAAATACCGAGGAAGGCTGTAAAACACATAAAGCCTTACATACGATATTCCCTGCCGGTTGCGCCGTATTAGCCGCTACACAAGTGGAAGAAATAGAGGAGGTTCATTGGACAGAACTGGGAATGCCTGAATCTCTCTGGGTGTGCCGAGTGAAAAACTTTGGGCCGCTGATCGTCTCTATTGATACCCACGGTAATAACCTCATCGAAACCAATAAGAAGATGTTTGCCGAGAAGCGCGACGCTATTGTCGATGAGATCTGCGAACACGTTCATTATATTAAATAA
- the hypB gene encoding hydrogenase nickel incorporation protein HypB, translating into MCTTCGCASGEKRIEGDDNHHHDNHHHDDHHHDHHHDHHHDHDHHHHHHDHHSHHHDDDHHHHAHGEHHDHHDHDSHALAPHIQHKHQHKYVAKGTQPVIVHHHYYYHQGDVHHHYHGKALEQPLSQEPEDSDAPTAEPFTPQVHDDQQGLHYGQGEAGSHAPGMGQRRLLQIEQDVLSKNNHLASHNRDHFDEQHILALNLVSSPGSGKTTLLTTTLQRLAGLVPCAVIEGDQQTTHDAERIRATGVPAIQVNTGKGCHLDAQMVHDAAHRLGLNHDSLLFIENVGNLVCPASFDLGERHKVAVLSVTEGEDKPLKYPHMFAASTLMIINKIDLLPYLDFDIEQCIAYARQVNPDIQVIALSASSGEGMDLWLEWLEAQRCA; encoded by the coding sequence ATGTGTACGACTTGTGGTTGCGCCAGCGGCGAGAAAAGGATCGAGGGCGACGACAATCATCATCACGACAATCATCATCATGATGATCACCACCACGACCATCATCACGACCATCATCACGACCATGACCATCATCACCATCACCATGACCATCACAGCCACCACCATGACGATGACCATCACCACCACGCTCACGGCGAACATCATGACCATCACGACCATGACAGCCACGCGCTAGCGCCCCATATTCAGCATAAGCATCAGCACAAATATGTCGCCAAAGGTACGCAGCCTGTCATCGTGCATCATCATTACTATTATCATCAAGGCGATGTCCATCATCACTACCACGGCAAAGCACTAGAACAACCACTGAGCCAAGAACCTGAAGATAGCGATGCGCCAACGGCTGAACCTTTTACGCCGCAAGTCCATGATGACCAGCAGGGATTGCACTATGGGCAGGGTGAAGCCGGTAGCCATGCACCGGGCATGGGGCAACGTCGGTTGCTACAAATTGAGCAAGATGTTCTGAGCAAGAATAACCATTTAGCCAGCCATAACCGTGACCATTTTGATGAGCAGCATATTCTGGCGCTGAATCTGGTTTCTAGCCCCGGTTCCGGTAAAACCACGTTGTTGACCACCACTTTGCAGCGGTTAGCGGGGCTAGTACCTTGTGCGGTGATTGAAGGTGATCAGCAAACCACTCACGATGCGGAACGTATTCGCGCCACCGGTGTGCCGGCGATTCAGGTGAATACCGGTAAAGGCTGCCATTTGGATGCTCAGATGGTGCATGATGCCGCCCACCGCTTGGGCCTAAACCATGACAGCCTGCTGTTTATTGAAAACGTCGGCAATCTGGTTTGCCCTGCCAGCTTTGATCTGGGTGAACGCCATAAAGTGGCGGTACTCTCAGTGACCGAAGGTGAAGACAAGCCACTGAAATACCCCCATATGTTTGCCGCATCCACCCTGATGATTATCAATAAAATCGATCTGCTGCCGTATTTGGATTTCGATATCGAGCAATGCATCGCCTATGCCCGTCAGGTCAATCCAGACATTCAGGTGATTGCGCTGTCGGCCAGTAGCGGCGAAGGCATGGATCTGTGGTTGGAATGGTTGGAGGCGCAGCGATGTGCTTAG
- the hybG gene encoding hydrogenase maturation factor HybG — MCLGVPGKIVAVGDDIHQLAWVEVSGVKREINIALVCDESPAALLGQWVLVHVGFAMSLLDEEEAQQTLAALEHMEAVGLDLDERASGANDALR, encoded by the coding sequence ATGTGCTTAGGCGTACCCGGCAAAATTGTGGCCGTCGGTGACGATATTCACCAGTTGGCTTGGGTCGAAGTGAGTGGCGTAAAACGCGAAATCAATATCGCCTTAGTCTGCGACGAATCACCTGCGGCCTTGTTGGGGCAATGGGTGTTAGTGCATGTGGGGTTCGCCATGAGCTTGCTTGATGAAGAGGAAGCCCAGCAGACACTGGCGGCACTCGAGCACATGGAAGCCGTCGGGCTGGATCTGGACGAGCGGGCAAGCGGGGCTAACGATGCGCTACGTTGA
- the hypE gene encoding hydrogenase expression/formation protein HypE produces MNNKEITLAHGSGGRAMQSLIESLFLTAFSNPALNEREDQARIALADLASQGDRLAISTDSYVIDPIFFPGGDIGKLAVCGTANDVAVSGATPRYLSCGFILEEGLPMESLERIVQSMATTAQQAGIQIVTGDTKVVQRGAADKIFINTTGIGVIPAAIQWGTSMIRAGDRIVVSGTLGDHGATILNLREGLGLEAELISDCALLAPLIAPLRAIAGVRALRDATRGGVTAILHEFAAASGCGMEINEPDLPLKPAVRGICELLGLDALNFANEGKLVLVVSPEAQEAALAALRSHPLGQDAAVIGQVTERQQVRLCGAFGVSRRLDLPLDEPLPRIC; encoded by the coding sequence ATGAATAACAAAGAAATTACGTTAGCCCATGGCAGTGGTGGGCGAGCAATGCAGAGCTTGATTGAATCGCTGTTTCTGACGGCATTCTCTAACCCTGCGCTGAATGAGCGGGAAGATCAGGCGCGCATTGCGCTGGCAGATCTGGCTTCACAAGGGGATCGGCTGGCGATATCGACGGACAGTTATGTTATCGATCCTATCTTCTTCCCCGGCGGTGATATCGGCAAACTGGCGGTCTGTGGCACCGCCAATGACGTGGCGGTCAGTGGTGCGACGCCACGCTATCTCTCGTGCGGCTTTATTCTCGAAGAGGGGCTGCCGATGGAGAGCCTTGAGCGCATTGTACAGTCGATGGCGACGACTGCGCAGCAAGCCGGCATACAAATTGTCACGGGGGATACCAAAGTGGTGCAACGTGGCGCGGCGGATAAGATCTTTATCAACACCACCGGTATCGGCGTGATCCCCGCGGCGATCCAGTGGGGCACCTCGATGATCAGGGCGGGCGATCGGATCGTTGTCAGTGGCACATTAGGCGATCATGGTGCGACCATCCTGAACCTGCGCGAAGGTTTGGGGCTGGAGGCGGAGCTTATCAGTGATTGCGCCTTATTGGCCCCTCTGATTGCCCCTCTGCGCGCGATTGCCGGTGTCAGAGCACTACGTGATGCGACACGCGGCGGCGTCACCGCTATCTTGCACGAATTTGCTGCGGCCAGCGGTTGCGGCATGGAAATCAACGAACCCGATCTCCCGTTAAAACCTGCGGTGCGTGGGATTTGCGAACTGCTGGGGTTAGATGCGCTTAACTTTGCCAACGAAGGTAAGCTGGTGCTGGTGGTTTCCCCCGAGGCGCAAGAGGCGGCATTAGCGGCATTACGTAGCCATCCTTTGGGCCAAGATGCGGCGGTGATCGGGCAGGTCACCGAGCGCCAGCAAGTGCGCTTATGTGGCGCATTCGGCGTATCGCGCCGGTTGGATTTGCCATTAGATGAGCCGTTGCCACGTATCTGCTGA
- a CDS encoding anion permease — protein MAKLNLSWRLLAPIMVAIIIALFPSPSGLPEHAWLYFAIFFGVIVGLILEPAPGAVVAMTGLAIIGVLSPWLLYSPEQLAEPGFKYTSKALSWVVSGFSNSVIWLIFAAFMFGTGYEKTGLGRRIALLLVKKMGHKTLFLGYAIMFSELLLAPVTPSNSARGAGIIYPIIRNLPPLYDSQPNTPGIRKIGSYIMWMGISADCVTSSIFLTAMAPNLLLVGLLKSSTDVALTWGTWFIGMLPLSILLIILVPWLTYVLYPPEIKEGNQVPEWATKELEIMGPLCRREKIMLVLMIAALVLWIFGSDFIDAAMVGYSVVALMLLTKVITWDDIISNKAAWSVFFWLASLIALATGLNQTGFISWFGHHIADSLSGFSPTAIMILLVTLFYGLRYFFASATAYTSALAPMMLAAAFVIPEIPLVTFSLMIGAAIGLSSITTPYATGPSPIYYGSGYLPTADYWRLGAIFGVLFLVLLLLTGLIWMPLVI, from the coding sequence ATGGCAAAGTTAAATTTGTCATGGCGATTATTGGCTCCCATTATGGTGGCTATTATTATCGCTTTATTTCCTTCACCCAGTGGATTACCCGAACACGCCTGGTTATATTTCGCCATTTTCTTTGGTGTGATTGTTGGTTTGATATTAGAGCCAGCGCCAGGTGCAGTGGTCGCCATGACCGGTCTCGCCATTATTGGCGTGCTTTCACCTTGGCTGCTTTATAGTCCAGAGCAATTAGCAGAACCCGGATTTAAATATACATCCAAAGCACTTTCTTGGGTGGTATCCGGTTTTTCAAACTCCGTGATATGGCTGATATTTGCAGCGTTCATGTTTGGAACCGGCTACGAAAAAACTGGCTTGGGCCGCCGTATCGCCCTGTTACTAGTCAAGAAAATGGGGCATAAAACCCTGTTTCTCGGCTATGCCATCATGTTTTCTGAATTATTATTAGCCCCTGTAACCCCTTCTAACTCCGCGCGAGGGGCGGGCATTATCTACCCGATTATCCGTAACCTCCCCCCTCTTTACGATTCGCAGCCTAATACACCGGGCATACGCAAGATTGGCTCATACATCATGTGGATGGGCATCAGCGCGGATTGTGTCACCAGCTCGATCTTTTTGACCGCAATGGCCCCCAACTTACTGTTAGTGGGTTTGCTCAAGTCATCGACAGATGTTGCGCTCACTTGGGGGACTTGGTTTATTGGGATGCTACCACTGAGTATCTTACTGATCATTCTGGTGCCATGGCTCACCTACGTGCTTTATCCACCAGAAATTAAGGAAGGTAATCAAGTACCTGAATGGGCGACTAAAGAACTTGAGATCATGGGGCCACTGTGTCGACGTGAGAAAATCATGTTAGTGCTGATGATTGCCGCGCTGGTGTTATGGATCTTTGGTTCTGACTTTATTGATGCCGCCATGGTTGGCTATTCTGTGGTCGCATTAATGTTGCTCACGAAAGTCATCACTTGGGATGATATTATCAGCAACAAAGCGGCATGGAGTGTGTTCTTCTGGTTAGCATCGCTGATTGCACTCGCCACAGGGTTAAACCAAACGGGCTTTATTTCTTGGTTCGGCCACCATATCGCAGATAGTCTGTCCGGCTTCTCCCCGACCGCCATTATGATTTTACTGGTAACCCTGTTTTACGGTTTGCGTTATTTCTTCGCCAGTGCAACCGCTTATACCTCTGCATTAGCGCCCATGATGCTGGCCGCCGCCTTTGTGATTCCTGAAATACCGCTGGTGACATTTAGCTTAATGATCGGGGCGGCTATTGGGCTAAGCAGCATTACAACGCCTTACGCAACCGGCCCTAGCCCCATTTATTATGGTAGCGGCTATTTGCCGACTGCTGATTACTGGCGTTTAGGCGCTATTTTCGGCGTGCTATTTTTGGTGCTACTCCTGTTAACCGGATTAATCTGGATGCCATTGGTTATCTAG
- a CDS encoding DUF3313 domain-containing protein, giving the protein MTILKRYKIAALLVIGIFMAGCASKVTTSAQFSGFLGDYSKLKETESASGQKVLRWISPDFNIKEYTGVYYTPLIYFPGPTPSARVSQKTLDQILAYANKRLKEAVSKELPLVHSPKRRNTLVVRAAITAVAAEDRDLEVYEMIPIGAVIAGTMAATGNRAQNTALYLEVQVIDSNTGKPVIVVVRKAYGKEISNSNAPITADEVKSTIDNLVYDIINFRAKSQSTP; this is encoded by the coding sequence ATGACCATTCTGAAGCGTTATAAAATAGCGGCGCTGTTAGTCATTGGGATATTCATGGCAGGATGCGCCTCTAAAGTTACTACAAGCGCACAATTCTCAGGTTTTCTGGGGGATTACAGCAAATTAAAAGAAACGGAATCAGCAAGTGGCCAGAAGGTGTTGCGCTGGATCTCGCCTGATTTCAATATCAAAGAATATACCGGCGTATATTATACCCCGTTAATTTATTTCCCTGGCCCAACCCCGAGCGCTCGAGTCAGCCAGAAAACCTTAGATCAAATATTGGCGTACGCGAATAAAAGGCTTAAAGAAGCGGTGAGCAAGGAATTACCCTTAGTCCATTCACCGAAGAGACGAAATACCTTAGTGGTTCGTGCAGCGATTACTGCTGTTGCCGCTGAAGATAGAGATTTAGAAGTGTATGAAATGATACCGATAGGTGCGGTGATTGCTGGCACCATGGCGGCTACCGGTAATCGCGCGCAAAACACCGCGCTGTATTTAGAAGTACAAGTGATTGATTCCAATACCGGTAAGCCGGTCATTGTGGTAGTGCGTAAAGCCTATGGCAAAGAGATCAGTAACAGTAACGCGCCGATCACTGCCGATGAAGTGAAAAGTACTATCGATAATTTGGTCTACGACATCATTAATTTCAGGGCGAAAAGCCAATCTACCCCTTGA
- the hypA gene encoding hydrogenase maturation nickel metallochaperone HypA: MHEISLCLSTLELIEQQAQRHGAKRITAVWLEIGALSCIEESALRFSFDAASRQTLAADCQLHLSYLPAMAWCWTCSASVEIKRHDAGCPHCGSHALQVESGNNLQVKQIEVE, from the coding sequence ATGCATGAAATTAGCTTATGCCTCAGCACGCTGGAGCTCATCGAGCAGCAGGCGCAACGTCACGGCGCGAAGCGGATAACGGCCGTTTGGCTGGAGATTGGCGCACTGTCTTGCATCGAAGAGAGTGCTTTGCGGTTCAGTTTTGATGCCGCCAGCCGCCAAACATTGGCCGCTGATTGCCAATTGCATCTTAGCTATTTACCCGCCATGGCGTGGTGTTGGACATGTAGCGCCAGCGTAGAAATTAAACGGCACGACGCCGGGTGCCCGCATTGCGGCAGCCATGCTCTGCAAGTAGAGAGTGGCAACAATTTGCAGGTAAAACAGATAGAAGTGGAATAA